A single window of Mycolicibacterium madagascariense DNA harbors:
- a CDS encoding acyl-CoA dehydrogenase family protein → MDFERSAKAQDYIQRLTDFMVEFVFPAEHTYDQYRAEVGRDDHTVPPVVEELKKLAKDRGLWNLFLPAVSGLSNLEYSPLAELSGWSMELAPEALNCAAPDTGNMETLHLFATEEQSKQWLEPLLNGEIRSAFAMTEPAVASSDARNIETTMLRDGGDYVINGRKWWTSGANDPRCKILIVMGRTNPDAASHQQQSMILVPIDTPGVQIVRSLPVFGWQDQHGHAEIVFDNVRVPASNLLGEEGGGFAIAQARLGPGRIHHCMRAIGVAERALALMVDRVNKRIAFGKPLAEQGVVQQQIALSRNEIDQARLLCEKAAWTIDKHGNKEARNQVAMIKAVAPQMACNVLDRAIQVHGGAGVTDDFPLARLYGWHRAMRLFDGPDEVHMRSIARAELGREKGALAAAVTS, encoded by the coding sequence ATGGACTTCGAGCGGTCGGCTAAGGCGCAGGATTACATTCAACGGCTCACCGACTTCATGGTCGAGTTCGTCTTTCCCGCGGAACACACCTACGACCAGTACCGGGCGGAGGTCGGTCGCGACGACCACACGGTGCCGCCCGTGGTCGAGGAGCTCAAGAAGCTCGCCAAGGATCGGGGGCTGTGGAACCTGTTCCTGCCCGCGGTGTCGGGCCTCAGCAACCTCGAGTACTCGCCGCTGGCGGAGCTCTCGGGATGGAGCATGGAACTCGCCCCTGAGGCGCTGAACTGCGCCGCCCCGGACACCGGCAACATGGAGACGTTGCACCTGTTCGCCACCGAGGAGCAGAGCAAGCAGTGGCTGGAGCCGCTGCTGAACGGCGAGATCCGCAGTGCGTTCGCCATGACCGAGCCCGCCGTGGCCTCCAGCGACGCCCGCAACATCGAGACGACGATGCTGCGCGACGGCGGCGACTACGTCATCAACGGGCGCAAGTGGTGGACCTCGGGTGCCAACGATCCGCGCTGCAAGATCCTGATCGTGATGGGCCGGACCAACCCCGATGCGGCGTCGCATCAACAACAGTCGATGATCCTGGTGCCCATCGACACCCCCGGCGTGCAGATCGTGCGGTCGCTTCCGGTGTTCGGCTGGCAGGACCAGCACGGGCACGCCGAGATCGTGTTCGACAACGTGCGGGTGCCGGCGAGCAATCTGCTCGGCGAGGAGGGCGGCGGTTTCGCGATCGCGCAGGCCCGCCTCGGGCCCGGCCGGATCCATCACTGCATGCGTGCCATCGGGGTCGCCGAGCGGGCGCTGGCACTGATGGTGGACCGGGTGAACAAGCGGATCGCGTTCGGCAAGCCGCTGGCCGAGCAGGGCGTCGTGCAGCAGCAGATCGCATTGTCGCGCAACGAGATCGACCAGGCGCGACTGCTGTGCGAGAAGGCCGCCTGGACGATTGACAAGCACGGCAACAAGGAGGCCCGCAACCAGGTCGCGATGATCAAGGCCGTGGCGCCGCAGATGGCGTGCAACGTGCTCGATCGCGCGATCCAGGTGCACGGCGGCGCCGGTGTCACCGATGACTTCCCGCTGGCGCGGCTGTATGGCTGGCACCGTGCCATGCGCCTCTTCGACGGTCCCGACGAGGTCCACATGCGCAGCATCGCCCGCGCTGAACTCGGCCGGGAGAAGGGCGCTCTCGCAGCCGCGGTGACGTCGTAG
- a CDS encoding tyrosine-protein phosphatase, which produces MSSGTGVSTGNELSGAWNFRDVAEQTGIRPGRLFRSSELSRLDDAGRAALATLGVGDVVDLRSEREVERRGSGRVPDGVSVHQLPFHELAVGDGTDAPHDTAFQKMLTAETDDAAEAEAAAAAGRFMNQEYDQFPRLPGAHIAVRQVISLLADERPVIAHCFAGKDRTGFTVALVLDAIGVGREQIMADFLRSNAAAPQLRERILESVRTRAAESATPEIVTFAEARLTDEVIGVREEYLDTAWRAIEADYGSTANYLAALGVNDEQVMRLRTSLLA; this is translated from the coding sequence GTGTCGAGCGGCACCGGGGTCTCCACCGGTAACGAGCTGTCGGGCGCGTGGAACTTCCGTGACGTCGCCGAGCAGACGGGCATCCGGCCGGGCAGGTTGTTCCGCTCCAGCGAGCTCAGCCGTCTCGACGACGCCGGGCGTGCCGCGTTGGCGACGTTGGGCGTCGGCGACGTCGTCGATCTTCGCTCCGAGCGCGAGGTCGAGCGCCGGGGCAGCGGGCGGGTGCCCGACGGTGTGTCCGTTCACCAGTTGCCGTTCCACGAGCTGGCCGTCGGTGATGGGACCGACGCCCCGCACGACACCGCGTTCCAGAAGATGCTGACCGCCGAGACCGACGATGCGGCCGAAGCGGAGGCGGCGGCCGCGGCGGGTCGGTTCATGAACCAGGAGTACGACCAGTTCCCGAGGCTCCCCGGTGCGCACATCGCTGTGCGGCAGGTGATTTCGCTACTTGCCGACGAGCGGCCGGTCATCGCACACTGCTTCGCGGGCAAGGACCGCACCGGGTTCACCGTGGCCCTGGTGCTCGACGCCATCGGCGTCGGGCGCGAGCAGATCATGGCGGACTTCCTCCGCAGCAACGCCGCCGCGCCCCAGCTTCGCGAGCGGATCCTCGAGTCGGTCCGCACCAGGGCCGCAGAGTCCGCGACGCCGGAGATCGTCACGTTCGCCGAGGCACGGCTGACCGACGAGGTGATCGGTGTGCGCGAGGAGTACCTGGACACCGCGTGGCGCGCCATCGAGGCCGACTACGGGTCGACGGCCAATTACCTTGCTGCGCTTGGCGTCAACGACGAACAGGTGATGCGGCTGCGGACGTCACTGCTGGCCTGA
- a CDS encoding EthD family reductase — MAETKITVIYDNPTDPEAFESAYETQQLGLARKIPGYIRFETSKVWPKEDGSPTPAYRMIDLYYPDYDAASAAVATQEAGAFFQAMGELSTGGVRVLFSDIEIARD, encoded by the coding sequence ATGGCCGAAACCAAGATCACCGTCATCTACGACAACCCCACCGACCCCGAAGCCTTCGAATCTGCCTACGAGACACAGCAATTGGGTCTCGCGCGCAAGATCCCGGGCTACATCCGATTCGAAACGTCCAAGGTGTGGCCCAAGGAGGACGGTTCGCCGACGCCGGCCTACCGAATGATCGACCTCTACTACCCCGACTACGACGCCGCCAGCGCAGCCGTTGCGACCCAGGAGGCCGGCGCGTTCTTCCAGGCCATGGGAGAGTTGTCGACCGGCGGCGTCCGCGTGTTGTTCTCCGACATCGAGATTGCCCGCGACTGA
- a CDS encoding secretion protein EccK codes for MAATAGGGLERAPVEQFAKNFASAPPTAPTSTTSTTATNAPTAPPPPAPSMPTDTAATASARHQSVTAASSAPSVVGGPPASTSQPPPPLNPPMPLTPPPAVPPVAGVGPPPATVTGAGVLAAGKPDATTGLAPVPVSAVRRQRDAALSAAMPAGLRRSDHPGAALIRARRIAAALNMGAPVYGFFWATGVTADGSIVVANSYGVGYIPDDVELPPHVTMASADESIAPTERGTWATYPIRALQGWARAHEQRLTAVIATVEQFAGVDPGVRTIAIEPTDIPETGRLTGRSRLEVLAPEVAERLSATADAALSHLLPPAPVDQSAPADRSAALWFELAKPLMSTASTRGVTHLTAFVAYAAHAQEHALHAAYRAVEPSAQRAAIADWIYWQHVGVLTSEAIGG; via the coding sequence ATGGCGGCCACCGCCGGCGGTGGCCTGGAGAGGGCGCCCGTCGAGCAGTTCGCCAAGAATTTCGCGTCGGCACCGCCCACGGCGCCAACCTCAACGACCTCAACGACCGCAACCAACGCGCCCACCGCACCGCCCCCGCCCGCCCCGAGCATGCCGACCGACACCGCCGCGACGGCGAGCGCGCGCCATCAGTCCGTCACCGCGGCGAGCAGTGCACCGAGCGTCGTCGGTGGCCCGCCAGCGTCGACCAGCCAGCCGCCGCCACCCCTCAACCCGCCCATGCCGCTCACGCCGCCGCCGGCGGTTCCTCCCGTCGCGGGCGTCGGCCCGCCGCCGGCCACCGTGACGGGTGCCGGCGTTCTGGCCGCGGGCAAACCGGACGCCACAACGGGTCTGGCGCCTGTGCCGGTGTCAGCCGTGCGTCGGCAGCGCGACGCGGCGCTGTCCGCGGCGATGCCTGCCGGGCTGCGGCGCTCCGACCATCCCGGTGCCGCACTGATCCGGGCGCGCCGCATCGCCGCCGCCCTCAACATGGGCGCACCCGTCTACGGCTTCTTCTGGGCGACCGGCGTGACCGCGGACGGCTCGATCGTGGTCGCCAACAGCTACGGCGTCGGCTACATCCCCGACGACGTCGAGCTCCCGCCACACGTGACGATGGCGTCGGCCGACGAGTCCATCGCGCCGACCGAACGCGGCACTTGGGCGACGTACCCCATTCGGGCCCTGCAGGGTTGGGCCCGAGCGCACGAGCAACGACTGACGGCCGTGATCGCAACGGTCGAACAGTTCGCCGGCGTCGACCCCGGCGTCCGCACGATCGCCATCGAGCCCACGGACATCCCGGAGACGGGACGGCTGACGGGCCGCAGTCGGTTGGAGGTGCTCGCCCCCGAGGTCGCCGAGCGACTGAGCGCCACTGCGGACGCGGCGCTGTCACACCTGCTGCCCCCAGCCCCGGTAGACCAGAGCGCCCCCGCGGACCGGTCCGCCGCGCTCTGGTTTGAACTCGCCAAGCCCTTGATGAGTACCGCGTCGACCCGCGGCGTCACCCACCTCACGGCGTTCGTCGCCTACGCCGCGCACGCACAGGAACACGCCCTGCACGCGGCGTATCGGGCCGTCGAACCCAGCGCCCAGCGCGCAGCCATTGCCGACTGGATCTACTGGCAGCACGTCGGCGTGCTGACCTCGGAGGCCATCGGCGGGTGA
- a CDS encoding YbaB/EbfC family nucleoid-associated protein, which produces MTNDPHSRVDAVLRYAQRLQALMDEQLDKMAGESFIATDEAETVEVTLNGHHWLVDVFIEDGLLRLGADVVAERINEALDHAGARAVASLAADRERMGTTVAEMVRELREVIS; this is translated from the coding sequence ATGACGAACGATCCGCATTCCCGTGTCGACGCCGTGCTCAGATACGCCCAACGGCTCCAGGCCTTGATGGACGAGCAGCTGGACAAGATGGCCGGCGAGTCGTTCATCGCGACTGATGAGGCGGAGACGGTCGAGGTGACGCTGAACGGGCACCATTGGCTCGTCGACGTCTTCATCGAAGACGGTTTGCTTCGCCTTGGCGCAGACGTGGTCGCGGAGCGGATCAACGAGGCGCTTGATCATGCGGGCGCCCGTGCGGTGGCGTCGCTCGCGGCGGACCGAGAGCGCATGGGCACCACCGTCGCAGAGATGGTGCGGGAACTTCGCGAGGTGATCAGCTAG
- a CDS encoding PPE domain-containing protein — MGGGIDVDTEDLRTRASEVANVELGDAETLVPDLRPPDALASTHAAVALLRLDADYLVANQAYGQVEAFRLAETLRSVADAYDRVDEGAKRSLDGTGPPPEPVVPESGSIPEPMAPPSPEAAGLPPGEEALHVDVAQQRLSDGDHGVSLQTAAAAWYANGVRLGEAAASMQAPIRHWEGAAATAAYEKLVRYGAWLAKLGQAWQQLAAEAHRIVDAHLAATGAHTPVYQQYETLLADVGLGNQVSAMTQMEQLQHQSEHIRADYANSVMPQRITGLEPPTPVGDGPAAGNTGRRPSPASGGAEETGANAQGGVAGSMGRPVVRGSSPQRQKDTSPPAPPPGGEHPTGAGGQGSPTGGGPPSGALPTGDVASHLGRDDSAGAIEGPMVRPAAAESGMGGGGGGSGGSAAGSIPSPHRLGDVSAAISRPPQVPLSPGLGETPPPGGMPLGGGVGGAPMHGQGAGGAREKRRTPGLSPDEALYVEDRDYTEEVIGARRRRTVQDPKDSK; from the coding sequence ATGGGCGGCGGCATCGACGTCGATACGGAAGATCTGCGCACCCGGGCCAGTGAGGTTGCGAACGTGGAGCTCGGCGACGCCGAGACGCTCGTTCCCGATCTGCGGCCCCCGGACGCCCTGGCCAGCACGCATGCTGCGGTCGCATTGCTCCGCCTGGACGCCGACTACCTCGTGGCCAACCAGGCGTACGGGCAGGTCGAGGCATTCCGTCTGGCCGAGACGCTGAGATCGGTCGCCGACGCCTACGACCGGGTCGACGAGGGAGCGAAGAGGAGTCTCGACGGCACCGGTCCACCGCCGGAACCCGTCGTCCCGGAGAGCGGCTCGATACCTGAGCCCATGGCACCCCCGTCCCCCGAAGCGGCGGGTCTCCCTCCGGGGGAGGAGGCCCTGCACGTCGACGTGGCTCAGCAGCGACTGTCCGACGGGGACCATGGCGTCTCGCTGCAAACGGCGGCTGCCGCGTGGTACGCCAATGGCGTGCGCCTGGGGGAGGCTGCCGCGAGCATGCAGGCACCGATACGCCACTGGGAGGGGGCGGCCGCCACCGCGGCGTACGAGAAGCTCGTTCGGTACGGCGCGTGGCTCGCAAAGCTCGGCCAGGCCTGGCAGCAACTGGCGGCCGAGGCGCACCGAATCGTCGATGCGCATCTCGCCGCGACGGGAGCGCACACGCCCGTCTACCAGCAGTACGAGACGCTCTTGGCCGACGTGGGTCTGGGAAACCAGGTGAGCGCCATGACTCAGATGGAGCAGCTGCAGCATCAGTCCGAACACATTCGGGCGGACTATGCGAATTCGGTCATGCCGCAACGCATCACCGGACTGGAGCCGCCAACACCGGTGGGTGACGGGCCTGCCGCAGGAAACACCGGCCGACGGCCGTCGCCCGCGTCCGGCGGTGCCGAGGAAACTGGGGCGAACGCCCAAGGCGGTGTCGCCGGCAGCATGGGAAGACCCGTTGTGCGGGGTTCGTCGCCGCAGCGGCAGAAGGACACGAGCCCGCCCGCGCCACCGCCTGGCGGGGAACACCCCACGGGCGCGGGAGGACAGGGCTCTCCGACGGGTGGTGGCCCGCCCTCCGGTGCACTGCCGACTGGGGACGTGGCGAGCCACCTCGGTCGCGACGACTCGGCGGGTGCCATCGAAGGACCGATGGTGAGACCTGCCGCTGCCGAGTCCGGAATGGGTGGCGGCGGCGGAGGCTCGGGTGGATCGGCCGCCGGCTCGATACCGTCGCCGCACAGGCTCGGTGACGTATCCGCGGCTATCTCACGACCCCCGCAGGTCCCGCTCAGCCCGGGCTTGGGCGAGACGCCTCCCCCGGGCGGGATGCCACTCGGTGGCGGGGTCGGAGGTGCGCCCATGCACGGACAGGGTGCGGGTGGGGCTCGGGAGAAGCGACGTACACCGGGCCTGTCACCGGACGAGGCCCTCTACGTCGAGGACCGGGACTACACCGAGGAAGTCATCGGTGCGCGCAGACGCAGGACCGTACAGGACCCCAAGGACTCGAAATGA
- the eccE gene encoding type VII secretion protein EccE, translating into MTDPRPSFGVRVTTGHLASAAAVLPGLVVVLVDRHLSWLAVTSVVIGSLAITFTVRGRRATAWIAAVVAWRRRRGEPPAAASEPSIGTTVRPGDRVAVRWQGDRLVALVELVARPFTPTVIVAGAARTDDVVNTELVQRIVATFCPGLDADVVSAGYRVGRVAPPGLVALYEQVVGPAPAPAHRRTWIVVRAHPDEARRWALRRDTGVAGVARYLVASATRLADHLASSGVDARCADGFEEFDRATGIDFHREAWSYVRGRGSFTTAYTAAGGPDAWWSARSDHVVTRVRIRAGQAPRATVLLTTSTSPSTPQGFSCLHGGQRAALSGDCPTAGRHFELPIGSAGVLVGETANRCPVYLPFDDVDSCIELGDDARLFTQFVVRSAAAGAVVTLGPQFADFAGSINARIGTDPSIAWPRSTTYLGTRPDISRVTLRDGHIETPRHRRLPIRLVTPREESRYQMTLAHAEP; encoded by the coding sequence ATGACCGACCCTCGGCCGTCCTTCGGCGTCCGCGTCACGACGGGCCACCTCGCCTCGGCGGCCGCGGTACTCCCCGGGCTGGTGGTCGTCCTCGTCGACCGGCACCTGAGCTGGCTGGCGGTCACGTCGGTCGTAATCGGTTCATTGGCAATCACGTTCACGGTGCGTGGTCGACGCGCGACCGCCTGGATCGCGGCCGTCGTCGCCTGGCGGCGGCGCCGCGGTGAACCCCCGGCCGCGGCGTCGGAGCCCTCGATCGGCACGACGGTGCGGCCGGGTGACCGCGTCGCGGTGCGTTGGCAGGGGGACCGTCTCGTGGCCCTCGTCGAGCTCGTGGCGCGGCCGTTCACGCCAACGGTGATCGTCGCCGGCGCGGCGCGCACCGATGACGTGGTGAACACCGAGCTGGTGCAGCGCATCGTCGCGACCTTCTGCCCAGGCCTCGATGCCGACGTCGTGTCTGCCGGGTATCGGGTCGGTCGGGTTGCGCCGCCAGGCCTCGTCGCGCTCTACGAACAGGTGGTCGGTCCGGCACCGGCCCCCGCCCACCGCCGCACCTGGATCGTGGTGCGCGCCCATCCCGACGAAGCGCGCAGATGGGCGCTGCGGCGCGACACCGGTGTGGCCGGGGTGGCCCGCTATCTGGTCGCGTCGGCGACCCGGCTCGCCGACCACCTGGCGAGCTCGGGGGTCGATGCGCGGTGTGCCGACGGTTTCGAGGAATTCGACCGTGCCACCGGCATCGACTTCCACCGCGAGGCATGGTCGTACGTGAGGGGACGGGGATCGTTCACGACCGCATACACCGCCGCGGGAGGACCCGACGCGTGGTGGTCGGCACGGTCGGATCACGTCGTGACGAGGGTGCGGATCCGTGCGGGGCAGGCGCCCAGGGCGACGGTACTGCTCACCACGTCCACCAGTCCGTCCACGCCACAGGGGTTTTCGTGTCTGCACGGCGGGCAACGAGCCGCGCTGAGTGGGGACTGTCCCACGGCCGGCCGCCACTTCGAACTTCCGATCGGATCGGCGGGCGTCCTGGTGGGCGAGACGGCCAACCGGTGCCCGGTCTACCTACCGTTCGACGACGTCGACTCGTGCATCGAACTCGGGGACGATGCGCGGCTGTTCACCCAGTTCGTGGTGAGGTCGGCTGCCGCAGGCGCCGTCGTAACCCTCGGCCCGCAGTTCGCCGACTTCGCCGGCTCCATCAACGCCCGGATCGGCACCGACCCATCGATCGCGTGGCCCCGGTCGACCACGTACCTCGGGACGCGTCCGGACATCAGTCGAGTGACGTTGCGGGACGGCCACATCGAGACCCCACGTCATCGGCGGCTGCCGATCCGGTTGGTCACTCCGCGCGAAGAGAGCCGCTACCAGATGACACTCGCACACGCGGAGCCATAG
- the mycP gene encoding type VII secretion-associated serine protease mycosin → MSVPRSARCGRALALALVVLCLALPSAPPGFAVEPPVIDRSALPPDHTGPDQPMQFGGGCTAPLSFPGASFADPPWPSEYLRIGDAQKFATGAGVTVAVIDTGVNGSGRVPALPGGDFVDAAGDGMSDCDGHGTLTASIIAGRSAPTDAFVGVAPDARLLSLRQTSDHFRSVGAPRDLDDPNATPTAGSLRSLARAVVHAANLGAQVINISEAACYKSTKPIDERSLGAAIEYAVTARGSVIVVAAGNAAGDCGQNPPPDASAPLDPRGWQRVETVVSPAWYSPLVLTVGGIGQTGQPSSISMSGPWVDVAAPAESVVALGGGGNPMNALQGEEGPVPMNGTSFAAAYVSGLAALLRQRFPGLTPAQIRYRITATARHPGGGTNDAVGAGVIDPVAALTWDVPPGPATVSYGVRRLPPPVVVTPPDRGPITTVVVIGSSLAIALAVAALARRALRRR, encoded by the coding sequence ATGTCGGTGCCACGATCGGCTCGCTGCGGGCGTGCGCTCGCCCTGGCACTGGTCGTGCTATGCCTCGCGCTGCCGAGTGCTCCTCCCGGGTTTGCCGTCGAACCACCGGTCATCGATCGATCGGCGCTGCCACCCGATCACACGGGCCCGGATCAGCCGATGCAGTTCGGCGGTGGCTGCACCGCGCCGCTGAGCTTCCCCGGGGCGTCCTTCGCCGACCCGCCCTGGCCCAGTGAGTACCTGCGGATCGGCGACGCCCAGAAGTTCGCCACTGGGGCGGGCGTCACCGTCGCGGTCATCGACACCGGGGTGAACGGATCTGGCCGGGTACCCGCGCTGCCCGGAGGTGACTTCGTCGACGCGGCCGGTGACGGGATGTCCGACTGCGACGGTCACGGCACGCTGACCGCGTCGATCATCGCCGGTAGATCAGCACCGACCGATGCCTTCGTCGGGGTCGCGCCGGACGCGAGATTGCTGTCGTTGCGACAGACCTCGGATCACTTTCGATCCGTCGGTGCTCCGAGAGACCTCGATGACCCCAACGCGACGCCGACGGCCGGTTCGTTGCGCAGCCTCGCGAGGGCCGTCGTGCATGCCGCCAACCTGGGCGCCCAGGTCATCAACATCAGCGAGGCGGCCTGCTACAAGAGCACCAAGCCGATCGACGAGAGGAGTCTGGGCGCCGCCATCGAATATGCCGTCACTGCAAGGGGTTCGGTGATCGTCGTCGCCGCGGGCAACGCGGCGGGGGACTGCGGCCAGAACCCCCCGCCGGACGCATCGGCTCCGTTGGACCCGCGGGGCTGGCAGCGGGTGGAGACCGTCGTCTCGCCGGCCTGGTACTCGCCGCTGGTGCTCACCGTCGGCGGAATCGGGCAGACCGGTCAGCCGAGCAGCATCTCGATGTCCGGACCGTGGGTCGACGTCGCCGCACCCGCCGAGAGCGTCGTCGCGCTGGGCGGCGGCGGCAACCCGATGAACGCCCTGCAGGGCGAAGAGGGGCCGGTTCCGATGAACGGCACGTCGTTCGCCGCGGCCTACGTCTCGGGTCTGGCGGCGCTGCTGCGCCAACGCTTCCCCGGCCTGACGCCCGCACAGATCAGATATCGAATCACCGCGACGGCCCGACATCCCGGAGGCGGCACTAACGACGCCGTCGGCGCCGGGGTGATCGACCCCGTCGCCGCGTTGACGTGGGACGTCCCGCCCGGTCCCGCGACCGTGTCCTACGGGGTGCGACGGCTTCCGCCTCCGGTGGTCGTCACCCCGCCGGACCGCGGCCCGATCACGACGGTCGTCGTCATCGGCTCGAGCCTTGCCATCGCGCTCGCCGTCGCCGCGCTGGCCCGTCGCGCCCTGAGACGTCGATGA
- a CDS encoding HPr family phosphocarrier protein, whose protein sequence is MPAKTVIVGSSIGLHARPAAIIAEAVVNAGVPVTLSLDGGEPVDAGSALMIMTLGAENGAQVTVASDDESALDTVAGLVQQDLDA, encoded by the coding sequence ATGCCCGCCAAGACCGTCATCGTCGGTTCGTCGATCGGCCTGCACGCCCGACCCGCCGCCATCATCGCCGAGGCCGTCGTCAACGCCGGAGTGCCGGTGACCCTGTCCCTCGACGGCGGTGAGCCGGTCGACGCCGGTTCGGCGCTGATGATCATGACGCTGGGCGCCGAGAACGGCGCGCAGGTGACCGTCGCGTCGGACGACGAGTCGGCCCTCGACACCGTCGCCGGGCTCGTCCAGCAGGATCTCGACGCCTAA
- a CDS encoding PTS fructose transporter subunit IIABC, which produces MSIITTDLVAIDVDAGGDKEAVIGLLAARLADAGRSSDGAGLVGAAMAREAQSATGLPGGIAIPHCRSPFVDQPTIGFARLSPPVDFGAPDGPADLAFLIAAPDSGGAEHMKLLSSLARALVRKDFVASLRSAGSAAEVVDLVESVVNPAPAAAPAAAAAPPAQTRTIVAITACPTGIAHTYMAADSLVAAGKKAGVDLQVETQGSSGSTPLPAETIAKAAAVIFATDVGVKDRGRFAGKPVIASGVKRAINEPDKMVAEALAAADDPNSAKVEGAAGGAAAASAPSASGGVGWGTRTRQILLTGVSYMIPFVAAGGLLIALGFLLAGYDIANKPDGGTQSLGNIIAAGNSLTNLPSGGLSQYLGAVLFTLGGLAFSFLVPALAGYISFAIADRPGIAPGFTAGAVAVFVGGGFIGGIVGGLIAGFTALWISRIDVPRWLRGLMPVVIIPLVASLVVGLLMFLLLGRPLAAITSGLTHWLSGLSGSSVIFLGIILGLMMCFDLGGPVNKAAYAFATAGLNVADPSSLRIMAAVMAAGMVPPLAMALASTVRPGLFTEPERENGRAAWLLGASFISEGAIPFAAADPLRVIPSMMAGGAVTGALIMAFDVTLKAPHGGIFVFFAIGNLIWFLVALAAGTIVGAVAVVAAKQFAKTKADADSTPELVAA; this is translated from the coding sequence ATGTCCATCATCACCACCGACCTCGTCGCCATCGACGTCGACGCAGGCGGCGACAAGGAGGCCGTGATCGGCCTGCTCGCCGCACGTCTCGCCGATGCCGGACGATCCTCCGACGGAGCCGGCCTCGTCGGCGCCGCGATGGCGCGCGAGGCGCAGTCCGCCACCGGACTTCCCGGCGGCATCGCCATCCCGCACTGCCGTTCGCCGTTCGTCGACCAGCCGACCATCGGGTTCGCCCGGCTGTCACCCCCCGTCGACTTCGGCGCGCCCGACGGTCCGGCCGATCTCGCGTTCCTGATCGCCGCGCCCGACTCCGGTGGCGCCGAGCACATGAAGCTGCTGTCGAGCCTCGCACGGGCGTTGGTGCGCAAGGACTTCGTCGCATCGCTGCGCAGCGCAGGCTCGGCCGCCGAGGTCGTCGACCTGGTCGAGAGCGTCGTCAATCCGGCTCCTGCTGCGGCGCCCGCGGCAGCCGCCGCGCCCCCGGCCCAGACCCGGACGATCGTCGCAATCACGGCCTGTCCCACGGGCATTGCGCACACCTACATGGCCGCGGACTCCCTGGTTGCCGCGGGCAAGAAGGCCGGTGTCGACCTGCAGGTCGAGACCCAGGGCTCCTCGGGTAGCACACCCCTGCCCGCCGAGACGATCGCCAAGGCCGCCGCCGTCATCTTCGCCACCGACGTCGGGGTCAAGGACCGCGGCCGGTTCGCGGGCAAGCCCGTCATCGCCTCCGGCGTCAAGCGTGCGATCAACGAACCCGACAAGATGGTCGCCGAAGCCCTTGCCGCCGCAGATGATCCGAACTCCGCGAAGGTCGAGGGCGCCGCCGGTGGAGCCGCGGCCGCGTCGGCTCCGTCCGCCTCGGGCGGCGTCGGCTGGGGCACCCGCACCCGGCAGATCCTGCTCACCGGCGTGAGCTACATGATCCCGTTCGTGGCCGCCGGCGGTCTGCTGATCGCCCTCGGCTTCCTGCTCGCCGGCTACGACATCGCCAACAAGCCCGACGGCGGGACGCAATCGCTGGGCAACATCATCGCCGCGGGCAACTCGCTGACGAACCTGCCCAGCGGCGGACTGTCCCAGTACCTCGGTGCCGTGCTCTTCACGCTCGGCGGCCTGGCGTTCTCGTTCCTCGTCCCGGCGCTCGCGGGCTACATCTCCTTCGCGATCGCCGATCGGCCAGGCATCGCACCGGGTTTCACCGCCGGTGCGGTGGCGGTCTTCGTCGGTGGCGGGTTCATCGGCGGCATCGTCGGCGGACTCATCGCGGGCTTCACCGCCTTGTGGATCAGCCGGATCGACGTCCCACGCTGGCTGCGGGGCCTGATGCCCGTCGTGATCATCCCGCTCGTCGCATCGCTGGTCGTCGGGTTGCTGATGTTCCTGCTGCTCGGCCGTCCGCTCGCCGCGATCACGTCCGGTCTGACGCATTGGCTCAGCGGATTGTCCGGCAGCTCGGTCATCTTCCTCGGAATCATCCTCGGCCTGATGATGTGCTTCGACCTCGGCGGGCCGGTCAACAAGGCGGCGTACGCCTTTGCGACCGCAGGCCTCAACGTCGCCGATCCGTCGTCGCTACGCATCATGGCCGCCGTGATGGCCGCGGGCATGGTCCCGCCGTTGGCGATGGCGCTGGCCTCCACCGTCCGACCCGGTCTCTTCACCGAGCCCGAGCGCGAGAATGGCCGCGCTGCATGGCTTCTCGGAGCCTCGTTCATCTCGGAGGGGGCGATACCGTTCGCGGCGGCCGACCCGCTGCGCGTCATCCCGTCGATGATGGCCGGTGGCGCGGTGACCGGTGCGCTGATCATGGCGTTCGACGTCACCCTCAAGGCACCCCACGGCGGGATCTTCGTCTTCTTCGCGATCGGCAACCTGATCTGGTTCCTCGTCGCCCTGGCCGCAGGCACCATCGTCGGTGCGGTCGCGGTCGTCGCCGCCAAGCAATTCGCCAAGACCAAGGCCGACGCGGATTCCACCCCCGAGCTCGTCGCCGCCTGA